The stretch of DNA CCCAACACGCCGGGCTTGCGGGCATTGCAGGCGGCGAATGACCTCGCAGCCCTCGTGCGGGCGGTGGTGGCGGAGGTCGAAGAGGGGCGCGTCCGCACCCTGAACCGTCCCCCCGTCCTCGTGAAGCTGGCCCCCGACCTGCACCCCGCCGACTTCGAGGCGAGCGTGGGCGCGGTGGTGGAGGCGGGCGCCCACGGTCTGATCGTCAGCAACACGACCCTTTCGCGTGAGGGCCTGACCCACTCCAGCCGCGAGCAGGCGGGGGGCCTCAGTGGGCAGCCCCTGACTGAGCGGAGCACGGCGCTGGTGCGAGAGGCGTACCGCCTGACCGGGGGCCGGGTGCCCATCGTGGGAGTCGGCGGCGTCTTCACCGCCGAGGACGCCTACGCCAAGATTCGCGCGGGGGCCAGTCTGGTGGAGGTCTACACCGCCCTGATCTACGAGGGGCCGGGACTGCCCGCCCGTCTGAACCGGGGCCTCTCGCGCCTTCTGGAGCGCGACGGCTTCACGTCGGTGGCCGAGGCGGTGGGCGCGGACGCCCGTTGAGGCCGCCTTAGTCAAAGGGTCACAGTGTAAGAAGCCCGCCCCCCAGCGCCGGGGACCACGTGGCAGCATGCCGGGCAAGGAGAGACGACATGACTGATCCCGGAGACCTCGCCAACACCGACGCCAACGCCCGCGAAGAGTTCCCCGAGACCAAGCGGGTCAACCCCGGCGTGGGGGAAGACCGCCTCGAAGAAGCCCTCCAGCGCAACGACAAGGACGAGGGTTCGATGGCGTCCGAGAACCCCGACCCCCTCGACCTGTAAGCCGAACAGAAGAGCGCCGGGCACATGGAGGCCCGGCGTTCTCTTGTGCCCCGTTACCGCCCGAACGCGACCCGGCCCCCCACCACCGTGAGCGTGGGCCAGCCGCGCAGCGATTCGCCCGCCCACGGCGAGAACTTCGCTTTGCTTAGGAAGGTAGTGGGGTCCACCGCCCGCTCCGTCTCCAAGTCCAGCACCACGAGGTCGGCGGGGGCGCCCGGCTCCAGCGTGGGCGCGGGCCAGCCCAGCACGCGGGCGGGAGCGGCGGTCATCAGGTCGAGCAGCCGCGTAAGGCCCAGCTGCTCCCCGAAACGGGTCCACATCAGCGGGAAGGCGAGTTCGATATAGGCGATGCCGAAGGGAGCTTCGAGCAGGTCGCGTTCCTTCTCTGCCCGCGTGTGGGGGGCGTGGTCGGTGGCGAGGCAATCCACCGTGCCGTCGAGCAGGCCCCCCAGCAGCGCGTCGGCGTCGGCCTGGGTCCGCAGCGGGGGGGCGACCTTGTAGATCGCGTCGAAGGACCGCAGCGCCTCGTCGGTGAGGGTGAGGTGGTGGGGGCAGACCTCGCAGGTGACGGGCAGGCCCCGCGCCTTGGCCTCCCGCACGAGGTCCAGCGCCCGCGCCGTGGAAAGGTGCTGGACGTGCAACCTCGCGCCTGTCTGCGCGACGATCTCCAGGTCACGGGCCACCCGCGCCGCTTCCGCCGCCGCCGGGTTGCCGGGCAGCCCCAGGGCTTCGGACATCGGCCCCTCGTTCATCACGCCGCCCGCCCGCAGCGAGGCGTCCTCAGCATGCACGCTGACGACCATCCCAAGGCTCTGGGCGTACTCCAGCCCCAGCCGCAGCACGCGGGCGTCCTCGTTCGTGCGGCCGTCGTCGGTGAACATGACGGCGCCCGCTTCCTTCAGGTAGGCGAGTTCGGCGAGGTG from Deinococcus sp. HSC-46F16 encodes:
- a CDS encoding quinone-dependent dihydroorotate dehydrogenase, producing the protein MYRRLLQPALFRLDAEDAHHLTLRLLGGASRVPGWTAPVRALTAPADSRLTQTLWGHAYPSPLGLAAGLDKNGEAVPAFSALGFGFVEVGTVTPLAQPGNERPRLFRLPPDRALINRMGFNNAGADALHARLAALGDRPVPVWVNIGKNKATPNEDATQDYLRLVRALGDVADAFVVNVSSPNTPGLRALQAANDLAALVRAVVAEVEEGRVRTLNRPPVLVKLAPDLHPADFEASVGAVVEAGAHGLIVSNTTLSREGLTHSSREQAGGLSGQPLTERSTALVREAYRLTGGRVPIVGVGGVFTAEDAYAKIRAGASLVEVYTALIYEGPGLPARLNRGLSRLLERDGFTSVAEAVGADAR
- a CDS encoding dihydroorotase, with translation MTLTITNIKRPGSERLESVTLDGGVIQGWNLPHQGEIIDGKGGTVAPAFIEPHAHLREPGQTQKEDLASGLAAAAAGGYGTVVSMPNTSPVVDDPATVRALIEKADGLGFARLRPAAALTRGQNGEHLAELAYLKEAGAVMFTDDGRTNEDARVLRLGLEYAQSLGMVVSVHAEDASLRAGGVMNEGPMSEALGLPGNPAAAEAARVARDLEIVAQTGARLHVQHLSTARALDLVREAKARGLPVTCEVCPHHLTLTDEALRSFDAIYKVAPPLRTQADADALLGGLLDGTVDCLATDHAPHTRAEKERDLLEAPFGIAYIELAFPLMWTRFGEQLGLTRLLDLMTAAPARVLGWPAPTLEPGAPADLVVLDLETERAVDPTTFLSKAKFSPWAGESLRGWPTLTVVGGRVAFGR